The nucleotide window AGGTCGGTGGCGTGCAGGTCGCGGAACGGCACCTGGTAGCGCCCCGCCCCCGTGCTGACGAGATAGGCCACGTCTTCCCGCGTCACATCGGCGTGCCGGAGCAGGGCGGTGTAGGCCTCGGTCGCGGCGGCATCGAGGCGAAAACCCGTGGGGATCATGGCGGTGGCGACCAGCGTGCCATCGTCGGTGAGCAGCGCCGCCTTGGTGTACGTGGACCCAACATCGATGCCGGCGGTCAAGGTGGTCATGAGGCGGCTCCAGCCGGGGCGGTCTGCCCGGCGATGATGCGGTCCATGGCGAAGAGCGCCGCACCGAGCGCGCCCATGTAGTGCGAGTCGTCTCCCACCTGGAGGGGAGTGCCCAGGAGTTCGTTCAGTACCGCAACCATCGCCTCGTTGCGCGCGACGCCGCCGGTGAAGGTGATCCGCTCCTCGACGCCGACCCGCCGCAGCAGCGAGACCGACCGGGCGGCGATGGACCGGTGTACGCCCATCAGGATGTCCTCGATCTTCTTGCCCTTGGCCGCCCATCCCAGCACTTCCGACTCCGCAAAGACGGTGCAGGTCGTGGAGATCTTCACGGGCCGGGTGGCCCGCAGTGCCACGCCCCCGAGCTCGCCGAGCGGAATCTCCAGCGCGAAGGAGGCCGCCTGGAGGAAGCGACCGGTGCCGGCCGCGCACTTGTCGTTCATGCAGAAGTCGAGGACGTCGCCGGACTCCGTCACGCGGATGGCCTTGGTGTCCTGGCCGCCCATGTCGAGCACCGTGCGGGTGCCGGGGAAGAGATGCGCGGCGCCGCGGGCATGGCAGCTGATCTCGGTCACCTGGTCGTTGCCGAAAGTCACCTTGTATCGCCCATACCCCGTGCCGATCACATACCCCACGTCCGCCTCGCGCACGACCCCGTCGTCGAGCGCCGCCTGGAACGCCTCCTGGGCCGCCGTGACCACGTTGGAACCGGTCATGATCAGCGACCGCCCCACGATGCGGCGCGCCTCGTCGATCACGATCGCCTTGGTCTGGGTAGAGCCGACGTCCACGCCGCCACTGTATCGCATGATCTCTCCGATCAGGCCGTGGCCGCGGTGGCGCGGAGCCGCTGCGAGCCGAGGCCCTCGAAAAAGGCGTCAATCCGGTTCTTGAGCTGGGCTTCCGACACCACCCGGCGGTCCATCATGTCCGACTCGA belongs to Gemmatimonadales bacterium and includes:
- a CDS encoding acyl-CoA dehydratase activase; this translates as MRYSGGVDVGSTQTKAIVIDEARRIVGRSLIMTGSNVVTAAQEAFQAALDDGVVREADVGYVIGTGYGRYKVTFGNDQVTEISCHARGAAHLFPGTRTVLDMGGQDTKAIRVTESGDVLDFCMNDKCAAGTGRFLQAASFALEIPLGELGGVALRATRPVKISTTCTVFAESEVLGWAAKGKKIEDILMGVHRSIAARSVSLLRRVGVEERITFTGGVARNEAMVAVLNELLGTPLQVGDDSHYMGALGAALFAMDRIIAGQTAPAGAAS